One window of Thermocoleostomius sinensis A174 genomic DNA carries:
- a CDS encoding sensor histidine kinase codes for MPLRYVLTKLSSKVPLRAVLIVPFVLQIVTAVGLTGYLSLRNGQIAVNQVADELRREITNRIEGRLRSYLEVPAQVNQTNANLIEQGLLDISDLSQLDHYLLKQIRQFDELTSIAITTDAPDYVEVITFDRQAFTFNVWNKGGTGILQWTIDQQGNRSTTEATPTYDHRQRPWWQDTLRLNRPNWSRPFAAITPQRLIISLNQPIYNQRGEAIGVLGSDLSLLAIRDFLNSLKIGKTGETFIIERDGSLIAASTNEFPFRSLGKGKAERLLAVESQDPLVRATAQHLQQEFGSFARLNQAKLEFATADGQQQFLQVMPFQDPRGIDWLVVVVIPEADFMEQIHANTRLTLLLCAVALGTAIAFGIATAHWITKPIMQLSRASAALAKGDWDRPITIQRSGELGILSRAFNDMREELKQSHRQLEEYSHGLEQKNHQLATLEAELRKQLNLFLHAVSHDLRNPVIGTSIVLDGLSQQPGDEVKLSRRVLERMIEGNQRQLDLINSLIDTHATETWGIVLHRQPIALHELVEDATADLQPILERDQAVLQSDIAPDLPLIEGDSLQLIRVYQNLIANALKHNPPSLTLILNAKPIDNALYCTVTDNGVGIPPEQCDRLFDPYFRGSQKPKSVGLGLGLYLCRQIIEAHGGAIGVRSQVGEGTTFWFTLPLH; via the coding sequence ATGCCCCTGCGTTACGTTTTAACGAAACTCTCTAGCAAGGTTCCCCTCCGGGCGGTGCTGATTGTTCCATTTGTTTTACAGATTGTTACGGCAGTTGGGTTAACTGGGTATTTGTCTTTACGCAATGGTCAGATTGCTGTTAATCAGGTCGCAGACGAACTGCGGCGAGAAATTACCAATCGAATTGAAGGGCGGTTACGCAGTTATTTAGAGGTACCTGCCCAAGTTAACCAAACAAATGCCAACTTGATTGAGCAAGGGCTGCTAGATATTTCGGACCTGAGCCAGCTTGATCATTACTTACTGAAACAAATTCGTCAATTTGATGAGTTGACCAGCATTGCAATCACGACCGATGCTCCTGATTATGTCGAGGTGATTACCTTTGATCGTCAGGCGTTTACATTCAATGTGTGGAACAAAGGCGGAACAGGCATTTTGCAATGGACGATCGATCAGCAGGGCAACCGCAGCACCACTGAAGCGACCCCCACTTACGATCATCGTCAGCGCCCTTGGTGGCAAGACACGCTCCGATTGAATCGTCCGAACTGGTCTCGTCCATTTGCTGCCATTACGCCCCAACGATTGATTATTTCCTTGAATCAACCAATCTACAATCAGCGAGGAGAGGCGATCGGGGTGCTTGGGTCTGACTTATCACTGTTGGCAATTCGCGATTTCCTGAATTCACTGAAAATCGGTAAAACTGGTGAGACTTTTATCATTGAGCGAGATGGCAGCCTCATTGCCGCCTCTACGAATGAATTTCCGTTTCGTTCCCTGGGAAAAGGGAAGGCAGAGCGCTTGCTAGCTGTAGAAAGTCAAGATCCATTAGTTCGCGCCACGGCTCAGCATTTACAGCAAGAATTTGGTAGCTTTGCTCGGCTTAATCAAGCCAAACTGGAGTTTGCAACCGCAGACGGACAGCAACAGTTTCTCCAGGTTATGCCGTTTCAAGATCCACGTGGCATTGATTGGCTTGTGGTGGTCGTGATTCCCGAAGCCGACTTCATGGAACAAATTCATGCCAATACTCGCCTCACATTACTGCTGTGTGCCGTTGCATTGGGAACGGCGATCGCATTTGGCATTGCCACAGCCCATTGGATTACTAAACCGATCATGCAATTAAGCCGGGCATCGGCTGCGTTGGCAAAAGGAGATTGGGATCGCCCCATTACCATTCAGCGATCGGGCGAGTTAGGCATTTTGTCGCGGGCATTCAACGATATGCGGGAAGAGTTGAAACAGTCGCATCGGCAATTGGAAGAATATTCCCACGGGTTAGAACAAAAAAATCATCAATTAGCCACCCTTGAAGCCGAACTGCGCAAACAGTTGAATTTGTTTCTTCATGCCGTGTCCCATGATTTGAGAAATCCGGTCATTGGTACGTCGATCGTGTTGGACGGGTTAAGCCAGCAACCAGGGGACGAAGTGAAATTGTCGCGGCGCGTGCTAGAACGCATGATTGAGGGAAATCAACGACAGCTTGATCTGATTAACTCCCTGATTGATACTCATGCCACCGAAACTTGGGGCATTGTGCTACATCGCCAACCGATCGCCCTGCATGAGTTGGTCGAGGACGCCACGGCAGATCTACAACCGATCTTAGAGCGAGATCAGGCTGTTTTACAGTCTGATATTGCCCCTGATTTACCGCTTATTGAGGGCGATTCCTTGCAACTAATCCGGGTCTATCAAAACTTAATTGCCAATGCTCTGAAACATAACCCACCGAGTTTAACACTGATTCTGAATGCCAAACCAATCGATAATGCTCTGTATTGCACGGTGACGGACAATGGGGTTGGGATTCCACCCGAGCAGTGCGATCGATTGTTCGATCCCTATTTTCGCGGTAGTCAAAAACCAAAATCTGTTGGGTTGGGCTTAGGGCTTTATCTATGTCGGCAAATTATTGAGGCGCATGGAGGTGCAATCGGCGTTCGTAGTCAGGTTGGGGAAGGTACAACGTTTTGGTTCACGCTACCACTCCATTAG
- a CDS encoding AraC family transcriptional regulator — translation MPTKRPPEQAKVWRDPVLGNTEMLRATYVTHCFTRHTHDGYAIGVIESGVEAFAYRGTNYQAPAGSIVVVHPGEVHTGQAGIPSGWSYRMLYPDVELVQAALSQLTDTSGGIPFFAHPVLHDRPLAAQLRQLHMAIEAAHSELERESRFLWTLAQLIYRHAEIRTADISLGCEHAAVAQVRTYLQTHYAQSISLEQLAQLANLKPLRLLRVFRQETGLPPHTYLLQVRVARAKDLLAAGVPIAQVAYDTGFTDQSHLNRHFKRFVGATPGQYVLGCFKE, via the coding sequence GTGCCAACTAAACGACCACCTGAGCAAGCTAAAGTTTGGCGCGATCCCGTTTTAGGCAACACAGAAATGCTACGGGCTACCTATGTCACCCATTGTTTCACCCGGCATACACACGATGGCTATGCGATCGGGGTGATTGAGTCGGGGGTGGAAGCGTTTGCCTATCGTGGAACCAATTACCAAGCCCCAGCGGGCAGCATCGTTGTGGTGCACCCTGGAGAAGTGCATACCGGACAGGCAGGAATTCCGTCGGGCTGGTCTTACCGCATGTTATATCCTGATGTGGAGTTGGTACAAGCTGCCCTGAGCCAACTGACGGACACGTCAGGCGGCATTCCCTTTTTTGCGCATCCTGTTCTGCACGATCGTCCTTTAGCGGCTCAATTGCGACAGTTGCACATGGCGATCGAGGCAGCACATTCTGAATTAGAGCGAGAATCCCGCTTTTTGTGGACACTCGCCCAACTTATTTACCGTCATGCCGAAATTCGGACAGCAGATATTTCTTTGGGTTGCGAACATGCTGCCGTTGCTCAAGTGCGTACTTATTTGCAAACTCACTATGCTCAATCCATCTCCCTGGAACAACTGGCGCAATTGGCTAATCTAAAACCTTTACGATTGTTGCGCGTTTTTCGTCAGGAAACAGGATTGCCGCCCCACACTTACTTGTTGCAAGTACGGGTAGCCCGCGCCAAAGACCTGCTGGCGGCTGGAGTACCGATCGCCCAAGTAGCGTATGACACAGGTTTTACCGATCAAAGTCATCTCAATCGCCACTTTAAACGATTCGTGGGTGCAACGCCAGGACAATATGTGCTCGGCTGTTTTAAGGAATAG
- a CDS encoding AzlC family ABC transporter permease produces the protein MYRTSSELSSPTAEFWAGCRAIFPLVVGAIPFGIIFGTLAASSGLSFAATLAMSAFVFAGSSQFIAIGLVVAGTALPLIIATTFVVNLRHLLYAISTVPYVRHLSHVWKLPLGFWLTDEAFVVAIARYSQPDQSPHKHWYHLGASLFMYLNWQLCTLAGLTIGHLIPNATQWGLDFAMSVTFIGMVIPYLMNQPMVVAVLVAGITALLAHGLPHQLGLMVATVAGIVMGALCEQWQKGGGE, from the coding sequence ATGTACCGCACCTCTTCAGAACTGTCCTCACCTACGGCCGAATTTTGGGCTGGCTGTCGTGCTATTTTTCCCCTCGTCGTTGGCGCAATTCCCTTTGGCATTATTTTTGGTACGCTGGCCGCCAGCAGCGGTCTATCGTTTGCCGCCACGCTAGCAATGTCGGCTTTCGTGTTTGCCGGATCATCTCAGTTCATCGCGATCGGACTAGTGGTGGCCGGAACGGCGCTTCCACTGATTATTGCTACAACATTTGTGGTGAATCTACGTCATTTGTTATATGCCATTAGTACCGTGCCCTATGTGCGCCATTTATCTCATGTTTGGAAACTGCCGTTGGGGTTTTGGCTCACCGACGAAGCCTTCGTCGTTGCCATTGCTCGCTATAGTCAGCCCGATCAATCACCCCACAAGCACTGGTATCACTTGGGCGCTTCCCTATTTATGTATCTCAACTGGCAGCTTTGCACCCTTGCCGGACTGACAATTGGACATTTAATTCCCAATGCCACTCAGTGGGGGTTAGATTTTGCCATGTCTGTCACTTTCATCGGTATGGTAATTCCCTACCTCATGAATCAACCCATGGTTGTGGCGGTTCTAGTAGCTGGCATAACGGCACTGTTGGCGCACGGGCTACCGCATCAATTGGGATTAATGGTGGCAACGGTAGCAGGCATTGTGATGGGTGCGCTGTGCGAACAGTGGCAAAAGGGAGGTGGGGAATAG
- a CDS encoding DUF362 domain-containing protein, whose amino-acid sequence MPTVSLLQATSYEPQYLRSSLETLLEPLGGMRAIVKAGDRVLLKPNLLTGARPGKECTTRWELVYVVAQMVRDAGGNPFLGDSPAFGSAKGVAIANGYRPILDELKLPIVDFQGKRYQTIGAEFNHLLLSKEAMDADVVINLPKVKSHMQLTLTLGVKNLFGCVPGKMKAWWHMEAGKDSDRFGKMLVETARTIAPNLTILDGIIGHEGNGPSGGNPRFLGILGASTDVFALDRAIVEVLNVEPSRIPTIAAAQQLGLCPKLADIDFPLCTPASLQIPDWKLPTRMAPIDFGAPRVIKSTFKHLYIRFIKEPLAAYSDR is encoded by the coding sequence ATGCCGACGGTTAGCCTGCTGCAAGCTACGTCCTATGAGCCGCAATACTTGCGATCGAGTCTAGAGACACTATTGGAGCCGTTGGGTGGCATGAGGGCGATTGTGAAAGCGGGCGATCGAGTGTTGCTAAAGCCTAACCTGCTGACAGGGGCGCGTCCCGGCAAAGAATGCACCACTCGCTGGGAGTTGGTTTACGTGGTGGCGCAGATGGTACGTGATGCGGGTGGCAATCCCTTCTTGGGCGACAGTCCAGCATTTGGTAGTGCCAAGGGAGTGGCCATTGCCAACGGTTATCGCCCCATCCTCGACGAACTGAAACTGCCTATTGTTGATTTTCAAGGCAAGCGCTATCAAACCATTGGAGCAGAATTTAATCACCTGCTGCTGTCAAAAGAAGCGATGGACGCCGATGTGGTGATCAATTTGCCCAAGGTGAAATCGCATATGCAATTAACCTTAACGCTGGGCGTGAAAAACCTATTTGGCTGCGTTCCCGGCAAGATGAAGGCGTGGTGGCATATGGAAGCTGGCAAAGATAGCGATCGCTTTGGCAAGATGCTGGTAGAAACCGCCCGGACGATCGCCCCAAACCTGACGATTCTCGATGGCATTATCGGGCATGAAGGTAACGGTCCCAGTGGTGGTAACCCTCGGTTCTTGGGCATTTTGGGTGCCTCCACCGATGTGTTTGCCCTCGATCGCGCCATAGTTGAGGTACTGAATGTAGAACCGAGCCGAATTCCAACGATCGCCGCTGCGCAACAATTAGGGCTATGTCCCAAATTAGCCGATATTGACTTTCCGCTTTGCACCCCTGCATCCCTGCAAATCCCTGATTGGAAGCTGCCCACCCGCATGGCTCCGATCGACTTTGGCGCTCCCCGCGTGATCAAATCTACCTTCAAGCACTTGTATATTCGGTTCATCAAAGAGCCATTGGCAGCTTACAGTGATCGGTGA
- a CDS encoding phosphate-starvation-inducible PsiE family protein has product MKHATNDNNFVAALDHFVVMIAKLLSIAMIGVIIVSVIDLCAFLLGEIISEPLGFFSVTLIEIFGLFLNVLIAIEVLENIMAYLKRHVIQVELVIATSLIAVARKIIIFDFAKAGGLELAALAIAIFALSISYWLVHRTNRQYD; this is encoded by the coding sequence GTGAAACATGCAACAAATGACAATAATTTTGTGGCTGCACTCGATCATTTTGTGGTAATGATTGCCAAGCTCTTATCGATCGCCATGATTGGAGTGATTATTGTTTCAGTTATTGATCTTTGTGCTTTCCTATTAGGAGAAATTATCTCTGAACCTCTTGGCTTTTTTAGCGTTACGTTGATTGAAATTTTTGGATTGTTTTTGAATGTTTTGATTGCGATCGAAGTTTTAGAAAATATCATGGCGTATCTAAAACGGCATGTCATTCAAGTAGAATTGGTGATTGCTACGTCATTGATTGCTGTAGCCCGTAAAATTATTATTTTTGATTTCGCTAAAGCCGGGGGGCTAGAATTGGCGGCCTTGGCGATCGCCATCTTTGCGTTGTCTATTAGCTACTGGCTGGTACACCGCACAAATCGTCAGTACGATTAG